A stretch of Oreochromis aureus strain Israel breed Guangdong linkage group 11, ZZ_aureus, whole genome shotgun sequence DNA encodes these proteins:
- the LOC116313748 gene encoding polycomb protein SCMH1 isoform X2 translates to MLAKHPSSSCRGKNGGPTKTLETNTHVTKQVEATFVLLVGQYCWSMRKPVPQKAIEWKDARRIKHARSGRPSRVPSQYQGHFSWEKYLKETGTIAAPASCFRQSLTPPVNEFKAGMKLEAQDPRNTTSTCIATVVGLTGSRLRLRLDGSDNKNDFWRLVDSSEIQPIGSCEKNGGMLQPPLGFRLNASSWPMFLLKTLNGAEMAPSRIFHKEPPAPEQNSFQVGMKLEAVDRKNPHFICPATVGALRGVEVLVTFDGWRGAFDYYCRYDSRDIFPVGWCALTGDNLQPPGTKVVLPKSLGALTDGSVESPVMHPSPTVGRPPGQRGRKPGRRKTKVTGHWNQKGSTLGPQIIQPEKVQEPVKIPKKRGPKPGSKLGWAKRASWLEDSMAGPGRPVTGPGRTRGRLPANWAQRITLQQGQTQAEPIKIPKKRGPKPGSKRKPRVVPNPVPTSPTSSTPEPDTSTVPLDNATIPNSALQAPTVCVYLNKYGKMGPHLDQRRIQQLPDHFGPGRASSVLQQCVQACVDSAHNQGTVFSCLKSGQGGEVISAFFDQQQHTLTLPTVSSVTYVLRFLEKLCHNLHCDPLFGSQPVARGGLHYDSHTYTTERRSFGDSLTVGPVRSTKRFLQDFSNPLSPKLPKIPRHSTDGESFMENSVATSEHLKKSPLSQNSTGLTSGPRSSSKLLHHNNSTGSGSFRESPRPSGQDPNLWTVDEVMQYIRDIDPVLAPHADLFRKHEIDGKALLLLRSDMMMKYMGLKLGPALKLTFHIDKLKRA, encoded by the exons ATGTTGGCAAAACACCCCTCCTCATCGTGTAGGGGAAAAAATGGCGGACCCACAAAAACGCTAGAAACAAATACACACGTTACAAAGCAAG TGGAGGccacttttgttttgttagttggTCAGTATTGTTGGAGCATGAGGAAACCTGTACCACAGAAAG CGATAGAGTGGAAAGATGCCCGAAGGATTAAGCATGCTAGGAGTGGACGGCCTTCCCGTGTGCCCTCACAGTACCAAG GGCACTTCAGTTGGGAGAAATACCTGAAAGAGACAGGCACTATTGCTGCCCCTGCCTCATGTTTCAGACAG AGCCTAACACCTCCAGTAAACGAGTTCAAGGCAGGCATGAAACTGGAGGCTCAGGACCCGCGAAACACCACGTCTACCTGCATCGCCACAGTGGTGGGCTTGACGGGTTCGCGGCTGCGGCTGCGCTTGGATGGGTCTGACAACAAAAACGACTTCTGGCGCCTGGTGGATTCCTCAGAGATCCAGCCTATCGGCAGCTGTGAAAAAAATGGAGGCATGCTGCAGCCACCACTTG GTTTTCGTCTCAATGCGTCCTCCTGGCCCATGTTCCTTCTGAAAACACTAAATGGAGCAGAGATGGCTCCCTCTCGCATCTTTCACAAG GAGCCTCCCGCCCCAGAGCAGAACTCTTTCCAGGTGGGCATGAAGCTGGAGGCTGTAGACCGGAAAAATCCCCACTTTATCTGCCCAGCGACAGTAGGTGCATTGCGTGGAGTTGAGGTGCTGGTCACCTTTGATGGCTGGCGAGGAGCCTTTGATTACTACTGCCGCTATGACTCAAGGGACATCTTCCCTGTTGGCTGGTGTGCCCTCACTGGAGACAATCTTCAGCCACCTGGCACGAAAG TGGTGCTGCCTAAAAGCCTTGGGGCATTGACAGACGGAAGTGTGGAGAGCCCAGTCATGCATCCCAGCCCCACGGTGGGCAGGCCTCCAGGCCAGAGAGGACGCAAGCCAGGCCGCAGGAAAACCAAAGTGACAGGGCACTGGAATCAGAAGGGCTCTACACTGGGACCACAGATCATCCAGCCAGAAAAAGTCCAGGAACCCGTCAAAATTCCCAAGAAGAGAGGACCAAAACCAGGCAGTAAG CTGGGGTGGGCAAAGAGAGCTAGCTGGCTAGAGGATTCCATGGCTGGGCCAGGACGGCCTGTGACAGGCCCAGGGCGAACCAGGGGCAGACTGCCTGCCAACTGGGCGCAGAGGATAACTTTGCAGCAGGGTCAGACTCAGGCAGAACCTATCAAGATCCCAAAGAAAAGAGGGCCAAAACCTGGCAGCAAG agaaaaccacgAGTGGTACCTAATCCAGTCCCCACGTCTCCCACCAGCAGTACCCCAGAGCCTGACACCAGCACTGTGCCCCTGGACAATGCTACCATCCCCAATTCTGCACTACAGGCTCCCACAG TTTGTGTGTACCTAAACAAGTACGGCAAGATGGGACCCCATTTAGACCAGCGGCGTATCCAACAGCTGCCAGACCACTTTGGGCCAGGCCGAGCCTCGTCGGTGCTTCAGCAGTGTGTCCAAGCTTGTGTGGACTCTGCTCACAACCAGGGCACAGTCTTCTCCTGCCTGAAATCTGGACAAGGAGGAGAAGTCATTTCAG CCTTTTTtgaccagcagcagcacaccTTGACCCTGCCAACTGTCAGCAGTGTCACCTATGTCCTCCGCTTCCTGGAAAAACTTTGCCACAACCTGCACTGTGATCCTTTGTTTGGCAGCCAGCCTGTAGCCAGAGGCGGTCTTCACTACGACAGTCACACGTACACTACAG AGAGGAGAAGTTTTGGAGACAGTCTGACAGTGGGCCCAGTACGAAGCACAAAGCGGTTCCTTCAGGACTTCAGCAATCCTCTGTCTCCTAAACTGCCAAAAATCCCACGGCACTCCACTGATG GTGAGTCCTTCATGGAGAACAGTGTTGCCACATCAGAGCACTTAAAGAAGAGCCCCCTTTCCCAAAACTCTACAGGACTGACTTCTGGCCCGAGGTCATCCTCCAAACTGCTGCATCATAACAACTCTACAG GTTCAGGTAGTTTCCGTGAGAGCCCCAGGCCCAGCGGTCAGGATCCCAACCTGTGGACAGTAGATGAAGTCATGCAGTATATCAGGGATATCGACCCAGTTCTGGCCCCACATGCTGACCTTTTTAGAAAACAT GAAATTGATGGGAAAGCCCTTCTGTTGCTGCGTAGCGacatgatgatgaaatacaTGGGTTTGAAGCTTGGCCCTGCCCTCAAACTCACCTTCCACATTGACAAGCTTAAACGGGCTTGA
- the LOC116313748 gene encoding polycomb protein SCMH1 isoform X1, protein MLAKHPSSSCRGKNGGPTKTLETNTHVTKQVEATFVLLVGQYCWSMRKPVPQKAIEWKDARRIKHARSGRPSRVPSQYQGHFSWEKYLKETGTIAAPASCFRQSLTPPVNEFKAGMKLEAQDPRNTTSTCIATVVGLTGSRLRLRLDGSDNKNDFWRLVDSSEIQPIGSCEKNGGMLQPPLGFRLNASSWPMFLLKTLNGAEMAPSRIFHKQEPPAPEQNSFQVGMKLEAVDRKNPHFICPATVGALRGVEVLVTFDGWRGAFDYYCRYDSRDIFPVGWCALTGDNLQPPGTKVVLPKSLGALTDGSVESPVMHPSPTVGRPPGQRGRKPGRRKTKVTGHWNQKGSTLGPQIIQPEKVQEPVKIPKKRGPKPGSKLGWAKRASWLEDSMAGPGRPVTGPGRTRGRLPANWAQRITLQQGQTQAEPIKIPKKRGPKPGSKRKPRVVPNPVPTSPTSSTPEPDTSTVPLDNATIPNSALQAPTVCVYLNKYGKMGPHLDQRRIQQLPDHFGPGRASSVLQQCVQACVDSAHNQGTVFSCLKSGQGGEVISAFFDQQQHTLTLPTVSSVTYVLRFLEKLCHNLHCDPLFGSQPVARGGLHYDSHTYTTERRSFGDSLTVGPVRSTKRFLQDFSNPLSPKLPKIPRHSTDGESFMENSVATSEHLKKSPLSQNSTGLTSGPRSSSKLLHHNNSTGSGSFRESPRPSGQDPNLWTVDEVMQYIRDIDPVLAPHADLFRKHEIDGKALLLLRSDMMMKYMGLKLGPALKLTFHIDKLKRA, encoded by the exons ATGTTGGCAAAACACCCCTCCTCATCGTGTAGGGGAAAAAATGGCGGACCCACAAAAACGCTAGAAACAAATACACACGTTACAAAGCAAG TGGAGGccacttttgttttgttagttggTCAGTATTGTTGGAGCATGAGGAAACCTGTACCACAGAAAG CGATAGAGTGGAAAGATGCCCGAAGGATTAAGCATGCTAGGAGTGGACGGCCTTCCCGTGTGCCCTCACAGTACCAAG GGCACTTCAGTTGGGAGAAATACCTGAAAGAGACAGGCACTATTGCTGCCCCTGCCTCATGTTTCAGACAG AGCCTAACACCTCCAGTAAACGAGTTCAAGGCAGGCATGAAACTGGAGGCTCAGGACCCGCGAAACACCACGTCTACCTGCATCGCCACAGTGGTGGGCTTGACGGGTTCGCGGCTGCGGCTGCGCTTGGATGGGTCTGACAACAAAAACGACTTCTGGCGCCTGGTGGATTCCTCAGAGATCCAGCCTATCGGCAGCTGTGAAAAAAATGGAGGCATGCTGCAGCCACCACTTG GTTTTCGTCTCAATGCGTCCTCCTGGCCCATGTTCCTTCTGAAAACACTAAATGGAGCAGAGATGGCTCCCTCTCGCATCTTTCACAAG CAGGAGCCTCCCGCCCCAGAGCAGAACTCTTTCCAGGTGGGCATGAAGCTGGAGGCTGTAGACCGGAAAAATCCCCACTTTATCTGCCCAGCGACAGTAGGTGCATTGCGTGGAGTTGAGGTGCTGGTCACCTTTGATGGCTGGCGAGGAGCCTTTGATTACTACTGCCGCTATGACTCAAGGGACATCTTCCCTGTTGGCTGGTGTGCCCTCACTGGAGACAATCTTCAGCCACCTGGCACGAAAG TGGTGCTGCCTAAAAGCCTTGGGGCATTGACAGACGGAAGTGTGGAGAGCCCAGTCATGCATCCCAGCCCCACGGTGGGCAGGCCTCCAGGCCAGAGAGGACGCAAGCCAGGCCGCAGGAAAACCAAAGTGACAGGGCACTGGAATCAGAAGGGCTCTACACTGGGACCACAGATCATCCAGCCAGAAAAAGTCCAGGAACCCGTCAAAATTCCCAAGAAGAGAGGACCAAAACCAGGCAGTAAG CTGGGGTGGGCAAAGAGAGCTAGCTGGCTAGAGGATTCCATGGCTGGGCCAGGACGGCCTGTGACAGGCCCAGGGCGAACCAGGGGCAGACTGCCTGCCAACTGGGCGCAGAGGATAACTTTGCAGCAGGGTCAGACTCAGGCAGAACCTATCAAGATCCCAAAGAAAAGAGGGCCAAAACCTGGCAGCAAG agaaaaccacgAGTGGTACCTAATCCAGTCCCCACGTCTCCCACCAGCAGTACCCCAGAGCCTGACACCAGCACTGTGCCCCTGGACAATGCTACCATCCCCAATTCTGCACTACAGGCTCCCACAG TTTGTGTGTACCTAAACAAGTACGGCAAGATGGGACCCCATTTAGACCAGCGGCGTATCCAACAGCTGCCAGACCACTTTGGGCCAGGCCGAGCCTCGTCGGTGCTTCAGCAGTGTGTCCAAGCTTGTGTGGACTCTGCTCACAACCAGGGCACAGTCTTCTCCTGCCTGAAATCTGGACAAGGAGGAGAAGTCATTTCAG CCTTTTTtgaccagcagcagcacaccTTGACCCTGCCAACTGTCAGCAGTGTCACCTATGTCCTCCGCTTCCTGGAAAAACTTTGCCACAACCTGCACTGTGATCCTTTGTTTGGCAGCCAGCCTGTAGCCAGAGGCGGTCTTCACTACGACAGTCACACGTACACTACAG AGAGGAGAAGTTTTGGAGACAGTCTGACAGTGGGCCCAGTACGAAGCACAAAGCGGTTCCTTCAGGACTTCAGCAATCCTCTGTCTCCTAAACTGCCAAAAATCCCACGGCACTCCACTGATG GTGAGTCCTTCATGGAGAACAGTGTTGCCACATCAGAGCACTTAAAGAAGAGCCCCCTTTCCCAAAACTCTACAGGACTGACTTCTGGCCCGAGGTCATCCTCCAAACTGCTGCATCATAACAACTCTACAG GTTCAGGTAGTTTCCGTGAGAGCCCCAGGCCCAGCGGTCAGGATCCCAACCTGTGGACAGTAGATGAAGTCATGCAGTATATCAGGGATATCGACCCAGTTCTGGCCCCACATGCTGACCTTTTTAGAAAACAT GAAATTGATGGGAAAGCCCTTCTGTTGCTGCGTAGCGacatgatgatgaaatacaTGGGTTTGAAGCTTGGCCCTGCCCTCAAACTCACCTTCCACATTGACAAGCTTAAACGGGCTTGA
- the LOC116313748 gene encoding polycomb protein SCMH1 isoform X3, protein MRKPVPQKAIEWKDARRIKHARSGRPSRVPSQYQGHFSWEKYLKETGTIAAPASCFRQSLTPPVNEFKAGMKLEAQDPRNTTSTCIATVVGLTGSRLRLRLDGSDNKNDFWRLVDSSEIQPIGSCEKNGGMLQPPLGFRLNASSWPMFLLKTLNGAEMAPSRIFHKQEPPAPEQNSFQVGMKLEAVDRKNPHFICPATVGALRGVEVLVTFDGWRGAFDYYCRYDSRDIFPVGWCALTGDNLQPPGTKVVLPKSLGALTDGSVESPVMHPSPTVGRPPGQRGRKPGRRKTKVTGHWNQKGSTLGPQIIQPEKVQEPVKIPKKRGPKPGSKLGWAKRASWLEDSMAGPGRPVTGPGRTRGRLPANWAQRITLQQGQTQAEPIKIPKKRGPKPGSKRKPRVVPNPVPTSPTSSTPEPDTSTVPLDNATIPNSALQAPTVCVYLNKYGKMGPHLDQRRIQQLPDHFGPGRASSVLQQCVQACVDSAHNQGTVFSCLKSGQGGEVISAFFDQQQHTLTLPTVSSVTYVLRFLEKLCHNLHCDPLFGSQPVARGGLHYDSHTYTTERRSFGDSLTVGPVRSTKRFLQDFSNPLSPKLPKIPRHSTDGESFMENSVATSEHLKKSPLSQNSTGLTSGPRSSSKLLHHNNSTGSGSFRESPRPSGQDPNLWTVDEVMQYIRDIDPVLAPHADLFRKHEIDGKALLLLRSDMMMKYMGLKLGPALKLTFHIDKLKRA, encoded by the exons ATGAGGAAACCTGTACCACAGAAAG CGATAGAGTGGAAAGATGCCCGAAGGATTAAGCATGCTAGGAGTGGACGGCCTTCCCGTGTGCCCTCACAGTACCAAG GGCACTTCAGTTGGGAGAAATACCTGAAAGAGACAGGCACTATTGCTGCCCCTGCCTCATGTTTCAGACAG AGCCTAACACCTCCAGTAAACGAGTTCAAGGCAGGCATGAAACTGGAGGCTCAGGACCCGCGAAACACCACGTCTACCTGCATCGCCACAGTGGTGGGCTTGACGGGTTCGCGGCTGCGGCTGCGCTTGGATGGGTCTGACAACAAAAACGACTTCTGGCGCCTGGTGGATTCCTCAGAGATCCAGCCTATCGGCAGCTGTGAAAAAAATGGAGGCATGCTGCAGCCACCACTTG GTTTTCGTCTCAATGCGTCCTCCTGGCCCATGTTCCTTCTGAAAACACTAAATGGAGCAGAGATGGCTCCCTCTCGCATCTTTCACAAG CAGGAGCCTCCCGCCCCAGAGCAGAACTCTTTCCAGGTGGGCATGAAGCTGGAGGCTGTAGACCGGAAAAATCCCCACTTTATCTGCCCAGCGACAGTAGGTGCATTGCGTGGAGTTGAGGTGCTGGTCACCTTTGATGGCTGGCGAGGAGCCTTTGATTACTACTGCCGCTATGACTCAAGGGACATCTTCCCTGTTGGCTGGTGTGCCCTCACTGGAGACAATCTTCAGCCACCTGGCACGAAAG TGGTGCTGCCTAAAAGCCTTGGGGCATTGACAGACGGAAGTGTGGAGAGCCCAGTCATGCATCCCAGCCCCACGGTGGGCAGGCCTCCAGGCCAGAGAGGACGCAAGCCAGGCCGCAGGAAAACCAAAGTGACAGGGCACTGGAATCAGAAGGGCTCTACACTGGGACCACAGATCATCCAGCCAGAAAAAGTCCAGGAACCCGTCAAAATTCCCAAGAAGAGAGGACCAAAACCAGGCAGTAAG CTGGGGTGGGCAAAGAGAGCTAGCTGGCTAGAGGATTCCATGGCTGGGCCAGGACGGCCTGTGACAGGCCCAGGGCGAACCAGGGGCAGACTGCCTGCCAACTGGGCGCAGAGGATAACTTTGCAGCAGGGTCAGACTCAGGCAGAACCTATCAAGATCCCAAAGAAAAGAGGGCCAAAACCTGGCAGCAAG agaaaaccacgAGTGGTACCTAATCCAGTCCCCACGTCTCCCACCAGCAGTACCCCAGAGCCTGACACCAGCACTGTGCCCCTGGACAATGCTACCATCCCCAATTCTGCACTACAGGCTCCCACAG TTTGTGTGTACCTAAACAAGTACGGCAAGATGGGACCCCATTTAGACCAGCGGCGTATCCAACAGCTGCCAGACCACTTTGGGCCAGGCCGAGCCTCGTCGGTGCTTCAGCAGTGTGTCCAAGCTTGTGTGGACTCTGCTCACAACCAGGGCACAGTCTTCTCCTGCCTGAAATCTGGACAAGGAGGAGAAGTCATTTCAG CCTTTTTtgaccagcagcagcacaccTTGACCCTGCCAACTGTCAGCAGTGTCACCTATGTCCTCCGCTTCCTGGAAAAACTTTGCCACAACCTGCACTGTGATCCTTTGTTTGGCAGCCAGCCTGTAGCCAGAGGCGGTCTTCACTACGACAGTCACACGTACACTACAG AGAGGAGAAGTTTTGGAGACAGTCTGACAGTGGGCCCAGTACGAAGCACAAAGCGGTTCCTTCAGGACTTCAGCAATCCTCTGTCTCCTAAACTGCCAAAAATCCCACGGCACTCCACTGATG GTGAGTCCTTCATGGAGAACAGTGTTGCCACATCAGAGCACTTAAAGAAGAGCCCCCTTTCCCAAAACTCTACAGGACTGACTTCTGGCCCGAGGTCATCCTCCAAACTGCTGCATCATAACAACTCTACAG GTTCAGGTAGTTTCCGTGAGAGCCCCAGGCCCAGCGGTCAGGATCCCAACCTGTGGACAGTAGATGAAGTCATGCAGTATATCAGGGATATCGACCCAGTTCTGGCCCCACATGCTGACCTTTTTAGAAAACAT GAAATTGATGGGAAAGCCCTTCTGTTGCTGCGTAGCGacatgatgatgaaatacaTGGGTTTGAAGCTTGGCCCTGCCCTCAAACTCACCTTCCACATTGACAAGCTTAAACGGGCTTGA